The following proteins are co-located in the Streptomyces bottropensis ATCC 25435 genome:
- a CDS encoding DUF3050 domain-containing protein — MSRYDWDMNHDGIDRARAAIEPVRKEVTAHPVYRRIDTRADMAVFMEHHVFAVWDFMSLLKSLQRDLTCVDVPWVPRGSAVGRRLVNDIVLVEESDELNGGFTSHFELYRAGMGEAGADTSRLDAFLGLVGEGHDVPAALRVARVPGPAAEFVRTTFEIIREGPLHCRAAAFAFSREDLIPDMFDQVIKKEGTERFPLFCDYLARHIEVDGEEHTPMAMAMVAELCGGEDRRWEEAVETATAALEARVRFWDGIVAAMG; from the coding sequence ATGTCCAGGTACGACTGGGATATGAACCACGACGGAATCGACCGGGCGCGCGCCGCGATCGAACCCGTACGGAAAGAAGTCACCGCACATCCGGTCTATCGGCGCATCGACACCCGCGCCGATATGGCGGTGTTCATGGAACACCATGTCTTCGCGGTCTGGGACTTCATGTCCCTCCTGAAATCCCTCCAGCGGGACCTGACCTGTGTGGACGTCCCCTGGGTGCCACGCGGGTCCGCGGTCGGCCGACGGCTCGTCAACGACATCGTGCTGGTGGAGGAGAGCGACGAGCTGAACGGCGGGTTCACCAGCCACTTCGAGCTGTACCGGGCGGGCATGGGCGAGGCGGGCGCGGACACCTCCCGCCTCGACGCGTTCCTCGGGCTCGTCGGCGAGGGCCACGACGTGCCCGCGGCACTGCGGGTGGCCCGAGTACCCGGCCCCGCGGCCGAGTTCGTCCGCACGACCTTCGAGATCATCCGGGAAGGGCCGCTGCACTGCCGGGCCGCCGCCTTCGCGTTCTCCCGCGAGGACCTGATCCCGGACATGTTCGACCAGGTGATCAAGAAGGAGGGCACCGAGCGGTTCCCGCTGTTCTGCGACTATCTCGCGCGGCACATCGAGGTGGACGGGGAGGAGCACACGCCGATGGCGATGGCCATGGTGGCGGAGCTGTGCGGAGGGGAGGACCGGCGCTGGGAGGAGGCGGTGGAGACGGCGACGGCGGCACTGGAGGCACGCGTACGCTTCTGGGACGGGATCGTCGCGGCGATGGGGTGA
- a CDS encoding antibiotic biosynthesis monooxygenase encodes MFVEDLNGVLVPLVFDIVSRNPVTVTVAYQVVPGREADFHSWGWAALRTSAQQPGFLGGGVLVDGEADWHVVYRFDSEDTARTWENSVVWAQWSARVDALAQETGRRSIAGSRAWFDSQTSRAPASAGPPGPPPKWKLWLVNMSAVFPPVLLFNLLILPYLNDLNPLFRTLLLCLAVTAIVTWILMPRLQRFLKKWLYPPLQALRGRHKRRTA; translated from the coding sequence ATGTTCGTTGAAGATTTGAACGGGGTCTTGGTTCCTCTCGTATTCGACATCGTGAGCAGGAATCCCGTTACCGTCACCGTCGCGTACCAGGTGGTGCCGGGGCGCGAGGCCGACTTCCACTCCTGGGGGTGGGCCGCGCTGCGTACGAGTGCGCAGCAGCCGGGTTTTCTGGGGGGTGGCGTACTCGTCGACGGAGAGGCGGATTGGCATGTGGTCTACCGCTTCGACAGCGAGGATACGGCCCGGACCTGGGAGAACTCCGTGGTCTGGGCTCAGTGGTCGGCCCGTGTCGACGCGCTGGCGCAGGAGACCGGGCGCCGGAGCATCGCAGGGTCCAGGGCCTGGTTCGACTCCCAGACCTCCCGGGCCCCGGCGTCTGCCGGCCCTCCCGGGCCACCCCCGAAATGGAAACTGTGGCTGGTGAACATGAGTGCGGTCTTCCCGCCCGTACTCTTATTCAACCTGCTGATACTTCCCTATCTCAACGACCTGAATCCGCTTTTTCGTACACTTCTGCTGTGTCTGGCCGTGACCGCCATTGTCACCTGGATTCTCATGCCGAGACTCCAGCGTTTCCTGAAGAAATGGCTGTATCCGCCGCTGCAGGCGCTGCGCGGCCGGCACAAACGACGGACCGCCTAG